The Halosimplex litoreum genome has a window encoding:
- a CDS encoding lycopene cyclase domain-containing protein, whose product MDSDRAARLVAATFALGVLALWATVAGVVPPSAGLAAVVWIATALAVAAGPTDRASGRLALGGAVGGVVLGVAAVVEPLAAVPLPDIGVLGPYTYLATEVVFGSFALGLLVRAGRGALRRTAVTVAVVYPLAYVWDWYTLEVGVFAIPLRTGVEFVGIPLEEHIFMVVVPALVLGVHETLHGRREST is encoded by the coding sequence ATGGACAGCGACCGCGCGGCGCGGCTCGTCGCCGCCACCTTCGCTCTCGGTGTCCTCGCGCTCTGGGCGACCGTCGCGGGCGTCGTCCCGCCGAGCGCCGGCCTCGCCGCGGTCGTCTGGATCGCGACCGCGCTCGCGGTCGCGGCGGGCCCCACGGACCGAGCCTCGGGCCGTCTCGCGCTCGGGGGCGCCGTCGGCGGAGTCGTGCTGGGGGTCGCGGCCGTCGTCGAACCGCTCGCAGCGGTCCCGCTCCCCGACATCGGCGTCCTGGGGCCGTACACCTACCTCGCGACGGAGGTCGTCTTCGGGTCGTTCGCACTCGGGTTGCTCGTCCGGGCCGGCCGTGGGGCGCTCCGGCGGACAGCAGTGACCGTCGCCGTCGTCTACCCGCTCGCGTACGTCTGGGACTGGTACACGCTCGAAGTCGGCGTGTTCGCCATCCCGCTGCGAACCGGCGTCGAGTTCGTCGGCATCCCCCTGGAGGAACACATCTTCATGGTCGTCGTGCCGGCGCTGGTGCTCGGCGTCCACGAGACGCTACACGGGCGACGGGAATCTACGTAG
- a CDS encoding UbiA family prenyltransferase, producing the protein MAEATHASEEVPVVRALLSQVHPVFMLPPLSASLFGGVFAGSVDPVAAGAHVAALFFAVYTAHVKDGYVDFHVRGEDDSHPLSAPACRRALAGSTVGFLGALAAVWALAGPGAAALTAPTWALGYFHAPQLDTDTVGATMGYPTGIALGLLGGFYVQAGRLTPAVVGLAGVFLLFLSGIKVIDDAQDFEYDRSIDKRTVAVVLGERGAYRAAYALMATGMVAVVALALGLRAIPPTAGLAAVVFGAVALLARRADPELATMLLIRGSYLFLAVLVAAVWFRPLS; encoded by the coding sequence ATGGCGGAGGCAACGCACGCCAGCGAGGAAGTGCCGGTCGTTCGAGCGCTGCTTTCGCAGGTGCACCCAGTGTTCATGCTGCCGCCGCTTTCGGCGTCGCTGTTCGGCGGCGTCTTCGCCGGATCGGTCGACCCGGTAGCCGCGGGGGCACACGTCGCCGCCCTCTTTTTCGCCGTCTACACCGCCCACGTCAAGGACGGCTACGTCGACTTCCACGTCCGCGGCGAGGACGACAGCCATCCCCTCTCGGCGCCGGCCTGCCGGCGTGCGCTCGCCGGATCGACCGTGGGGTTCCTGGGGGCACTGGCAGCAGTCTGGGCGCTCGCGGGACCGGGCGCGGCCGCGCTGACCGCGCCGACGTGGGCGCTGGGATACTTCCACGCCCCGCAGCTGGATACCGACACCGTCGGCGCCACGATGGGCTACCCGACCGGGATCGCGCTCGGACTGCTCGGCGGGTTCTACGTCCAGGCCGGCCGGCTCACGCCCGCCGTCGTCGGGCTCGCCGGCGTCTTCCTCCTGTTTCTCTCGGGAATCAAAGTGATCGACGACGCCCAGGACTTCGAGTACGACCGCTCGATCGACAAGCGAACGGTCGCGGTCGTGCTCGGCGAACGCGGCGCCTACCGGGCCGCGTACGCGCTCATGGCGACGGGGATGGTCGCCGTCGTCGCGCTGGCGCTGGGGCTCCGTGCGATCCCGCCCACCGCCGGACTGGCCGCGGTCGTCTTCGGCGCGGTCGCGCTACTCGCTCGTCGCGCCGACCCGGAACTCGCGACCATGCTGCTCATCCGCGGCTCCTACCTCTTCCTCGCCGTCCTCGTCGCAGCGGTGTGGTTCCGACCGCTGAGCTGA